The DNA sequence CATCTGGCTCCTGGACGAGCCCACCGCCGCCTTGGACCCCAGGGGGCGGGAGCGGTTCTGGGCCTGGGTGGAGGCCAAGCGGGAGGGGGTGGTCCTCCTAGCCCTGCACCACGTGGAGGAGGCCCGGCGGGCGGACCGGCTGGCGCTCCTGCGGGGCGGGCAGCTGGTGGAAGAGGGCCCCCCCGAACTGGTTTTGGGCCCTGGGGACGAGCGCGTCCCTTGGCTGATGGAGGTGCTCTATGAGGAACCGGCGTGAGGTGCTCAAGGTTCTAGGGGGCCTGGTCCTGGCGGGGCCCGCCTTGGCCCAGCATGGGGGCCACGGCCACGGGGGGATAGCCTCCCCTCGGGGGGGGAGCCTGGTTTCCGCCAGGACCACCCCCTGGGAGGACGGGCGGTGCGCCTTCTGCGACATGCCCCTCAAGACCCCCGAGGGGCAGTGGCGGGGGCGCACCTTCCCCCAGGGCTTCTTCGAGCAGACCTACAGCCAGATCGCCTTTGAGCGGCCCCGTCCTGCTCCCCACGACCCCAAGCAGACCGTGGAGGCCCTGCACTTCGAGAGCATCGCCTGCATGGTGAACTACGCCTGGGTCCACGGCCTTGGGGACGGGGAGGGGGCCACCTTCCACGTGACCGACCGGGGGGGCTACGACCCCGCCCGGCCCCAGGAGACGGCCCGCCTGGTGCCCGCCCGCCAGGCCACCTTCTACTGGGGGGAGCGGATGATGGTGGTGATGAACGCCAGGCTGGTGGCCTTCGCCGACCCTGCCCAGGCCCGGGCGTTTGCGGAGCGGCACCGGGAGGCCCACGGCCGCCAGCGGCTCCTGGACTTCCAGACCCTCCTGGACCTGGCCCCTCTGCCGGAGATGAACCTGGTGGCCCTCCTGGCCCGGCACGCGGGGCTTCTGGAGGAAGGGGAAGGGCACCACGGGCACTAGGCCATGCGGCGACGCGAGCTTCTCCTCGGCCTTTTAGGGGTGGCCTTTCTGGGCCGGGCCCTGGCCGCCCCCCGGGCCCTTAGGGTGGGGGTGGAGGCCTGCCCCTACTGCTTCATGACCGTTCTGGACGCCCGCCACGCCGCCCAGGCGGTGAATCCCCAGGGGCGGGCCTTCTTCTACGACGACCCCGCCTGCCTCCTGGACCAGCTGAACGGCTGGGGGGGGCCCTCCCTCAGCGCCCGGGAGGTCTACCTGGCGGACTTCGGGGGGAGCACCCGCACCGCCCCCCGCTGGGTGGCCGCAGAAAGGGCCCTCCTCTACCACCACCCCCGGATCCGGACCCCCATGGGCTCGGGCCTCCTGGTCTTCGCCGACAGGCAGGCCCTGGCAGAGCACCTCCGGGCCCGGCCCGAGCGGGCGGGGGGGCGGGTCCTCACCTGGGTGGAGGCCCTGAAGGAGGGGGAGGGGCGCACCTGGGTGCCCGCCG is a window from the Thermus thermamylovorans genome containing:
- a CDS encoding nitrous oxide reductase accessory protein NosL yields the protein MRNRREVLKVLGGLVLAGPALAQHGGHGHGGIASPRGGSLVSARTTPWEDGRCAFCDMPLKTPEGQWRGRTFPQGFFEQTYSQIAFERPRPAPHDPKQTVEALHFESIACMVNYAWVHGLGDGEGATFHVTDRGGYDPARPQETARLVPARQATFYWGERMMVVMNARLVAFADPAQARAFAERHREAHGRQRLLDFQTLLDLAPLPEMNLVALLARHAGLLEEGEGHHGH
- a CDS encoding nitrous oxide reductase accessory protein NosL yields the protein MRRRELLLGLLGVAFLGRALAAPRALRVGVEACPYCFMTVLDARHAAQAVNPQGRAFFYDDPACLLDQLNGWGGPSLSAREVYLADFGGSTRTAPRWVAAERALLYHHPRIRTPMGSGLLVFADRQALAEHLRARPERAGGRVLTWVEALKEGEGRTWVPADFLPPPPKVP